One part of the Entelurus aequoreus isolate RoL-2023_Sb linkage group LG05, RoL_Eaeq_v1.1, whole genome shotgun sequence genome encodes these proteins:
- the LOC133649849 gene encoding cornifelin homolog B-like has protein sequence MTSKMVVTQPGPIMVHQESSEWGSGICDCCHDIPMCCFAFWCFPCFTCIKARDYGECLCLPLVDFFLRGCVPAITISMRASMRQRYGIRGTMFDDCVCATFCQPCVWCQMAREMNEREIPIVLVNTFRKTYT, from the exons ATGACGTCCAAAATGGTGGTCACGCAACCTGGGCCCATTATGGTCCACCAGGAATCTAGCGAGTGGGGGAGTGGAATATGTGACTGTTGTCACGACATTCCAATGT GTTGTTTCGCCTTCTGGTGCTTCCCCTGCTTTACCTGCATAAAGGCAAGGGACTATGGTGAGTGCCTCTGTCTCCCCCTGGTGGACTTCTTCCTGAGAGGATGTGTCCCGGCCATCACCATATCCATGAGGGCGTCCATGAGACAACGCTACGGAATCAGA GGCACCATGTTTGACGACTGCGTGTGCGCCACCTTCTGTCAGCCGTGCGTCTGGTGCCAGATGGCCCGAGAGATGAATGAACGGGAAATCCCGATTGTTCTGGTTAACACGTTTAGGAAAACGTACACATGA
- the LOC133649850 gene encoding heterogeneous nuclear ribonucleoprotein A/B-like isoform X2, translated as MSDTDNLLMETSEQNGNEDDQNGAGTELMAEDESGGGDGGKIDASKGEEDAGKMFVGGLSWETNKKDLKDYFSKFGEVSDCTIKIDSASGRSRGFGFVLFKDSASVDKVLEQGQHRLDGRQIDPKRALAMKKEPVKKIFVGGLNPEAAEESVREYFGTFGEIETIELPLDPKTKKRRGFIFITYKDEASVKKCLEKKYHNIEGGRCELKIAQPKEVYQQQQQQQQYGGRGGGSFSGRGGQSQSWNQGYGGGYYGSQGYGGQSYGYGGYSGYSGAYDYPSGYYGYGPGYDYSQGSASYGKAPRRGHQSTYKPY; from the exons ATGTCCGACACTGACAATCTACTGATGGAGACATCGGAGCAGAACGGCAACGAAGACGACCAGAATGGAGCAGGAACCGAGCTGATGGCCGAGGACGAGAGTGGCGGTGGTGACGGAGGCAAGATTGATGCTAGCAAAGGAGAGGAGGATGCTGG CAAAATGTTTGTGGGCGGCCTGAGCTGGGAGACGAACAAAAAAGACCTCAAGGACTACTTCAGCAAGTTTGGCGAGGTGTCGGACTGCACCATCAAAATCGACTCGGCCAGCGGACGCTCCCGAGGCTTTGGTTTTGTTCTCTTCAAAGACTCTGCCAGTGTGGACAAG GTGCTGGAGCAGGGACAGCACAGGCTCGATGGCCGCCAGATTGACCCTAAGAGGGCATTGGCTATGAAGAAGGAGCCCGTCAAGAAGATCTTTGTCGGCGGCTTGAACCCTGAGGCTGCCGAGGAGAGTGTCAGGGAATACTTTGGCACTTTTGGAGAG ATCGAAACAATTGAGCTTCCCCTTGACCCCAAGACAAAGAAGAGGAGGGGATTCATCTTCATCACATACAAAGATGAGGCCAGCGTGAAGAAGTGCTTGGAGAAGAAGTACCACAACATCGAGGGCGGAAGG TGTGAGCTGAAGATCGCTCAGCCAAAAGAAGTGTACcagcagcagcaacagcagcagcagtaTGGCGGACGTGGCGGTGGCAGCTTTAGCGGTAGAGGAG GTCAAAGCCAGAGCTGGAACCAAGGCTATGGAGGAGGCTACTACGGCAGCCAAGGCTATGGTGGCCAAAGCTATGGCTATGGAGGATACAGTGGTTACAGCGGCGCCTATGACTACCCCTCTGGTTACTATGGATACGGCCCTGGTTATGACTACA GCCAGGGCAGTGCCAGCTATGGTAAAGCTCCAAGAAGGGGCCACCAGAGCACCTACAAGCCGTACTGA
- the LOC133649850 gene encoding heterogeneous nuclear ribonucleoprotein A/B-like isoform X1 has protein sequence MSDTDNLLMETSEQNGNEDDQNGAGTELMAEDESGGGDGGKIDASKGEEDAGKMFVGGLSWETNKKDLKDYFSKFGEVSDCTIKIDSASGRSRGFGFVLFKDSASVDKVLEQGQHRLDGRQIDPKRALAMKKEPVKKIFVGGLNPEAAEESVREYFGTFGEIETIELPLDPKTKKRRGFIFITYKDEASVKKCLEKKYHNIEGGRCELKIAQPKEVYQQQQQQQQYGGRGGGSFSGRGGRGRGGQSQSWNQGYGGGYYGSQGYGGQSYGYGGYSGYSGAYDYPSGYYGYGPGYDYSQGSASYGKAPRRGHQSTYKPY, from the exons ATGTCCGACACTGACAATCTACTGATGGAGACATCGGAGCAGAACGGCAACGAAGACGACCAGAATGGAGCAGGAACCGAGCTGATGGCCGAGGACGAGAGTGGCGGTGGTGACGGAGGCAAGATTGATGCTAGCAAAGGAGAGGAGGATGCTGG CAAAATGTTTGTGGGCGGCCTGAGCTGGGAGACGAACAAAAAAGACCTCAAGGACTACTTCAGCAAGTTTGGCGAGGTGTCGGACTGCACCATCAAAATCGACTCGGCCAGCGGACGCTCCCGAGGCTTTGGTTTTGTTCTCTTCAAAGACTCTGCCAGTGTGGACAAG GTGCTGGAGCAGGGACAGCACAGGCTCGATGGCCGCCAGATTGACCCTAAGAGGGCATTGGCTATGAAGAAGGAGCCCGTCAAGAAGATCTTTGTCGGCGGCTTGAACCCTGAGGCTGCCGAGGAGAGTGTCAGGGAATACTTTGGCACTTTTGGAGAG ATCGAAACAATTGAGCTTCCCCTTGACCCCAAGACAAAGAAGAGGAGGGGATTCATCTTCATCACATACAAAGATGAGGCCAGCGTGAAGAAGTGCTTGGAGAAGAAGTACCACAACATCGAGGGCGGAAGG TGTGAGCTGAAGATCGCTCAGCCAAAAGAAGTGTACcagcagcagcaacagcagcagcagtaTGGCGGACGTGGCGGTGGCAGCTTTAGCGGTAGAGGAGGTAGGGGCCGTGGAG GTCAAAGCCAGAGCTGGAACCAAGGCTATGGAGGAGGCTACTACGGCAGCCAAGGCTATGGTGGCCAAAGCTATGGCTATGGAGGATACAGTGGTTACAGCGGCGCCTATGACTACCCCTCTGGTTACTATGGATACGGCCCTGGTTATGACTACA GCCAGGGCAGTGCCAGCTATGGTAAAGCTCCAAGAAGGGGCCACCAGAGCACCTACAAGCCGTACTGA